The following are from one region of the Phycisphaeraceae bacterium genome:
- a CDS encoding segregation/condensation protein A, with protein MRIAEDFVVSLDRFEGPLDLLLYLIRKNEVGIEDIPIAPITDQYLAHLRGLERIDVDTAAEFLVMAATLMEIKSRLIAPPPEGESSENQSDHERARRPGDEADPRAELILQLLAYRQYRDAADALDTRRTEWERRFPAAKAGIDKDALRQAQHTEADDIDPDDIDLLDLVRAFARIAESVNFDRIALGAHEIGSEETPIELHAEDLLERLRGPRESSRTSTAVSLRDAATGKSKPEIIGLFLALLELMKCGVVSVKTLPDASDVMIDLKPEIARDPALLSSPASELLARSVNAPVPGDTPPAKPDAWDEDDEFAGDEDDDDDDLT; from the coding sequence GTGCGCATCGCCGAGGATTTCGTCGTCTCGCTCGACCGCTTCGAGGGCCCCCTCGACCTGCTGCTCTATCTCATCCGCAAGAACGAGGTCGGGATCGAGGACATCCCCATCGCGCCCATCACCGACCAGTACCTCGCCCATCTTCGCGGGCTCGAGCGGATCGATGTGGACACGGCGGCCGAGTTCCTCGTGATGGCCGCGACGCTGATGGAGATCAAATCTCGCCTCATCGCACCTCCCCCCGAAGGCGAGTCGTCCGAGAACCAGAGCGACCACGAGCGGGCGCGACGCCCCGGGGACGAGGCCGACCCGCGCGCTGAACTGATCCTCCAGCTCCTCGCCTATCGCCAGTACCGCGACGCCGCCGACGCGCTCGACACCAGGCGAACTGAGTGGGAGCGCCGCTTCCCCGCCGCGAAGGCAGGCATCGACAAGGACGCCCTCCGGCAGGCGCAGCACACCGAGGCCGACGACATCGACCCCGACGACATCGACCTGCTCGACCTCGTACGCGCCTTCGCGCGCATCGCCGAGTCGGTCAACTTCGATCGCATCGCCCTCGGCGCGCACGAGATCGGCTCCGAGGAGACGCCCATCGAGCTGCACGCCGAGGACCTGCTCGAACGCCTGCGTGGCCCGCGCGAGTCTTCACGCACTTCGACTGCAGTCTCTCTGCGCGACGCGGCGACCGGCAAATCCAAGCCCGAGATCATCGGGCTCTTCCTCGCGCTCCTCGAACTGATGAAGTGCGGCGTCGTCAGCGTCAAGACGCTCCCGGACGCCAGCGACGTGATGATCGACCTCAAGCCCGAGATCGCGCGCGACCCCGCGCTCCTGTCCTCCCCGGCGTCCGAGCTGCTCGCCCGGTCGGTCAACGCGCCCGTGCCTGGCGACACGCCGCCCGCGAAGCCCGACGCGTGGGACGAGGACGACGAGTTCGCCGGCGACGAGGACGACGACGACGACGATCTCACCTGA
- a CDS encoding KpsF/GutQ family sugar-phosphate isomerase: protein MSTRHAPARQTRATDPSAQADDPAQTPGSGQGTGSDTVLDVKPAGGGVKDEGERDYLAACLRAESDAILSVLDRLDDRASRAVDLFERSVRRGGTIVTSGMGKSGLIGKKISATLASLGAPSHDVHPAEAVHGDLGRIRSVDCVLALSYSGETEEVVALAAMLRQDGVGVVSIVGGKRGETSSLARVSDVALSIGDVTEACAETLAPTSSTTATLALGDALSLALSRRLLFTANDFRKRHPGGGLGGLLRPITEILRFVVGQNLPVVRDNLTVGEALDQASALSRRPGAIILVDAKERLSGLFTDGDLRRLVMQESRKQGDPLARPIAEVMTRTPRTLRDDALVRDAVHMVREFRSDEIPVVDAAGRPVGVLDVQDLISLKVVRD, encoded by the coding sequence GTGTCGACACGCCACGCGCCAGCCAGACAAACCCGCGCAACCGACCCGTCCGCCCAGGCCGACGATCCGGCCCAGACTCCCGGTTCGGGTCAGGGGACGGGCTCGGACACGGTGCTGGATGTCAAGCCGGCCGGGGGGGGAGTGAAGGACGAGGGCGAGCGCGACTACCTCGCCGCCTGCCTGCGCGCCGAATCGGACGCGATCCTGAGCGTGCTCGACCGGCTCGACGACCGTGCGTCGCGCGCCGTCGACCTGTTCGAACGATCGGTCCGCCGCGGCGGGACCATCGTGACCTCGGGCATGGGCAAGTCGGGGCTCATCGGCAAGAAAATCAGCGCGACCCTCGCGAGTCTCGGCGCGCCCTCGCACGATGTGCACCCTGCCGAGGCGGTCCACGGCGACCTGGGGCGTATCCGGTCGGTCGACTGCGTGCTGGCGCTCTCGTATTCCGGCGAGACCGAAGAGGTCGTCGCGCTCGCCGCGATGCTCCGGCAGGACGGCGTGGGCGTGGTCTCCATCGTCGGCGGCAAGCGTGGCGAGACCTCTTCGCTGGCGCGCGTCTCCGATGTCGCGCTGAGCATCGGCGATGTGACCGAAGCGTGCGCCGAGACCCTCGCGCCCACCAGCAGCACGACGGCGACGCTCGCGCTGGGCGACGCCCTCTCGCTGGCGCTCTCGCGCCGCTTGCTCTTCACGGCCAACGACTTCCGCAAGCGCCACCCCGGGGGCGGGCTGGGCGGGCTGCTGCGCCCCATCACCGAGATCCTCCGCTTCGTGGTGGGCCAGAACCTGCCCGTGGTCCGCGACAACCTGACCGTCGGCGAGGCCCTCGATCAGGCGAGCGCCCTGAGCCGGCGCCCGGGCGCGATCATCCTCGTCGACGCGAAGGAACGCCTCTCCGGACTGTTCACCGACGGCGACCTGCGCCGGCTGGTGATGCAGGAGAGCCGCAAACAGGGCGACCCGCTGGCGCGCCCGATCGCCGAGGTGATGACGCGCACGCCGCGGACGCTCCGCGACGACGCGCTGGTGCGCGACGCGGTCCATATGGTGCGCGAGTTCCGTTCCGACGAGATCCCGGTCGTCGACGCGGCCGGTCGCCCGGTGGGCGTCCTGGATGTGCAGGACCTGATCTCGCTCAAGGTCGTGCGGGACTGA
- a CDS encoding pseudouridine synthase, giving the protein MPPRRPRASNPNASPRKPTKPRASSGGKPAPKGKTTKKAGPARAAKPKPRPKAAPGDIAGLRDASRPGAVRIQRFMADAGVASRRACEALIEEGRVTINGERVTELPLFVVPGTDRIEVDGEPMRLHFDTTRPVERLIYVMLNKPRATVTTVFDPDGRRTVVDLVQHPSGVRLFPVGRLDFDTMGLVLLTNDGELANRLTHPRYGVHKTYRAIVRGRIEDDQIEELERGVFLAERREGRTVGAKRTAHVQMKIVKRDATRTMLELTLEEGRNRQVRRMLAKVGHPVKKLTRVGMGPLRLRQVTLGQWRELTRDEIRALRAAANAKTE; this is encoded by the coding sequence ATGCCCCCTCGCAGGCCCCGCGCCTCCAACCCCAACGCGTCCCCCCGCAAGCCCACGAAGCCTCGCGCCTCTTCGGGGGGCAAGCCCGCGCCCAAGGGCAAGACGACCAAGAAAGCCGGGCCGGCCCGCGCCGCCAAGCCCAAGCCCCGGCCCAAGGCCGCCCCCGGCGACATCGCCGGCCTGCGAGACGCATCCAGGCCGGGCGCCGTGCGCATCCAGCGGTTCATGGCCGACGCCGGCGTCGCCTCTCGGCGCGCCTGCGAGGCGCTCATCGAGGAGGGACGCGTCACGATCAACGGCGAGCGCGTCACCGAGCTGCCCCTTTTCGTGGTCCCCGGGACCGACCGCATCGAGGTCGACGGCGAGCCCATGCGCCTCCACTTCGACACCACCCGGCCCGTCGAGCGGCTCATCTATGTCATGCTCAACAAGCCCCGCGCCACGGTCACCACCGTATTCGACCCCGACGGGCGGCGCACCGTCGTCGACCTCGTCCAGCACCCCTCGGGAGTGCGCCTCTTCCCGGTCGGGCGACTGGACTTCGACACCATGGGGCTCGTCCTTCTGACCAACGACGGCGAGCTGGCCAACCGGCTCACCCACCCACGCTACGGCGTGCATAAGACCTACCGAGCCATCGTCCGGGGGCGCATCGAAGACGACCAGATCGAGGAACTCGAGCGCGGCGTCTTCCTCGCCGAGCGCCGAGAGGGGCGCACCGTGGGCGCCAAGCGCACCGCCCATGTGCAGATGAAGATCGTCAAGCGCGACGCGACCCGGACCATGCTCGAGCTCACCCTCGAAGAGGGGCGCAACCGCCAGGTCCGACGCATGCTCGCCAAGGTCGGGCACCCGGTGAAGAAGCTCACGCGCGTCGGAATGGGTCCACTGCGCCTCCGACAGGTGACCCTCGGCCAGTGGCGGGAACTCACACGCGACGAGATCCGCGCCCTCCGCGCCGCCGCCAACGCCAAGACAGAGTGA
- a CDS encoding type III pantothenate kinase has product MSGTPVLTINVGNSRTQFARFEGQERRSLGSLPNSPSEGLLDALLAEIAALRDEGEKPVAIIASVNRPVSQTLERSLLDAAPDAEVLVAGRDFPIDITHSLDASGEQTVGQDRLFNAIGAYALRPEASVIVDAGTAVTVDFIDGQGVFHGGAIAPGARMMLGALHEKTSALPEVPFAAPVGVGEADDLEPFGKNTPEAMLNGVFFAIRGLVRLLTERYAEKYEAYPRVVVTGGDAQTIFGSDELIDAIVHDLTLRGIGASFESWLRTLDDSDDEPAPHTEARDLDR; this is encoded by the coding sequence ATGTCAGGCACACCAGTCCTCACGATCAACGTCGGCAACTCGCGCACGCAGTTCGCGCGCTTCGAGGGCCAGGAGCGTCGCTCCCTCGGCTCGCTCCCGAATTCGCCGAGCGAGGGGCTGCTCGACGCGCTCCTTGCCGAGATCGCGGCGCTGCGCGACGAGGGCGAGAAGCCCGTCGCGATCATCGCGAGCGTGAACCGCCCGGTCTCGCAGACGCTCGAGCGCTCGCTGCTCGACGCCGCCCCCGACGCCGAGGTGCTGGTCGCCGGGCGCGACTTCCCGATCGACATCACCCACTCCCTCGACGCGTCGGGCGAGCAGACCGTCGGGCAGGACCGCCTCTTCAACGCGATCGGCGCGTACGCGCTGCGCCCCGAAGCGAGCGTCATCGTCGACGCCGGCACCGCCGTCACCGTCGATTTCATCGACGGCCAGGGCGTGTTCCACGGCGGGGCGATCGCGCCCGGCGCACGCATGATGCTCGGCGCGCTCCACGAGAAGACCTCCGCCCTCCCCGAGGTCCCCTTCGCCGCGCCCGTGGGCGTGGGCGAGGCCGACGACCTCGAGCCCTTCGGCAAGAACACGCCCGAAGCGATGCTCAACGGGGTGTTCTTCGCGATCCGGGGCCTCGTGCGCCTGCTCACCGAGCGATACGCCGAGAAGTACGAGGCGTACCCGCGCGTGGTGGTCACAGGGGGCGACGCCCAGACCATTTTCGGCTCCGACGAGCTCATCGACGCCATCGTCCACGACCTCACGCTCCGGGGCATCGGCGCGTCGTTCGAGTCCTGGCTGCGCACCCTCGACGACTCCGACGACGAGCCGGCGCCGCACACCGAAGCACGCGACCTGGACCGGTGA
- a CDS encoding 50S ribosome-binding GTPase produces MNDGAPPAVFSLDTPPGASAIAGVTLSGDIDLALKTLGIAPVRVGEAKLRDLAGVDRGVVARWSERSATLMPHAGAMIVRDLLAALRHAGMRERSRADDPRASHPEACDLFEALALDALPFMTSPRAVDLLLAQPGRWRSWDARAHPIEAVRSMSAVLNRLRTPPTVVALGASNIGKSTLLNALARRTVSIVHDEPGVTRDHVGVTLDLDAVAVRWLDTPGVRDASDPVERDAIDLAASAAAGADLVVLCADHASGWVEPPPGVPTLRVGVRADLGAIPGAAISVSAVRAQGLDDLALRIRRRLIPDDALSWDGPWLFDERLLATGGSEGGPPAT; encoded by the coding sequence GTGAACGACGGCGCGCCGCCAGCGGTCTTCTCGCTCGACACGCCCCCGGGCGCGTCGGCGATCGCGGGCGTCACCCTCAGCGGCGACATCGACCTCGCGCTCAAGACGCTGGGCATCGCTCCCGTCCGCGTGGGCGAAGCGAAGCTGCGCGACCTCGCCGGGGTGGACCGCGGCGTCGTGGCGCGCTGGTCCGAGCGGTCCGCCACCCTCATGCCCCACGCCGGCGCGATGATCGTGCGCGACCTGCTCGCGGCGCTGCGGCACGCCGGGATGCGCGAGCGATCCCGCGCCGACGACCCTCGCGCGTCGCACCCGGAAGCGTGCGACCTGTTCGAAGCGCTCGCGCTCGACGCGCTGCCCTTCATGACCAGCCCGCGCGCCGTCGACCTGCTGCTCGCCCAGCCCGGCCGCTGGCGCTCCTGGGACGCGCGGGCCCACCCGATCGAAGCCGTTCGCTCGATGAGCGCCGTGCTGAACCGGCTGCGCACGCCCCCGACGGTCGTCGCGCTCGGGGCGAGCAACATCGGCAAGAGCACTCTGCTTAACGCGCTCGCGCGGCGCACCGTCTCGATCGTGCACGACGAGCCCGGCGTGACGCGCGACCACGTGGGCGTGACGCTCGACCTCGACGCCGTCGCCGTCCGCTGGCTCGACACCCCCGGCGTGCGCGACGCATCCGACCCGGTCGAGCGCGACGCGATCGACCTCGCCGCGAGCGCCGCGGCCGGCGCCGACCTCGTCGTGCTCTGCGCCGACCACGCGTCGGGCTGGGTCGAGCCGCCCCCCGGCGTGCCGACGCTCCGCGTGGGGGTTCGCGCCGACCTGGGCGCGATTCCCGGGGCGGCGATCTCGGTCAGCGCGGTTCGCGCTCAGGGGCTGGACGACCTTGCCCTCCGGATCCGTCGACGGCTGATCCCCGACGACGCCCTGTCATGGGACGGGCCCTGGCTGTTCGACGAACGCCTGCTGGCGACGGGGGGGAGCGAAGGCGGGCCCCCGGCGACCTAG
- a CDS encoding aminotransferase class IV, translated as MILHLNGQLVAREHARIDPLDRGFLFGDGLYEGLRAFDAVVYGLDLHVERMRSGLEESRIDGFDASSLGKLSEELLDANHLRDAFVYWQITRGSPAPGTPAAHLRKRIPGDEISRPTVMGYCVPLPGIGACVGPKAIHAAIVEDTRWTRCHIKSISLMGNVLHALEAAHAPEPADDSIMARGGVVSEASSTNLFASIGGRIVTPPVDRGWNLRGVTRAKILRRVPGIEVRDITVDQLRAADEIMLAGTITMVAGVTRLDGRAVGDGRPGPACRTLYDALVGDIRDEIASARVSALA; from the coding sequence GTGATCCTCCACCTCAACGGCCAACTCGTCGCGCGCGAACACGCCCGCATCGACCCCCTCGACCGCGGGTTCCTCTTCGGCGACGGGCTCTACGAGGGTCTCCGCGCCTTCGACGCCGTGGTCTACGGGCTCGACTTGCATGTCGAACGCATGCGATCCGGGCTCGAGGAGTCGCGCATCGACGGATTCGACGCGTCCTCCCTCGGGAAACTCTCCGAGGAACTCCTCGACGCCAACCACCTGCGCGACGCGTTCGTCTACTGGCAGATCACCCGAGGTTCCCCTGCGCCCGGCACGCCGGCCGCCCACCTGCGCAAGCGCATCCCGGGCGACGAGATCTCGCGCCCCACGGTGATGGGCTACTGCGTGCCCCTCCCGGGCATCGGCGCGTGCGTGGGGCCGAAAGCGATCCACGCCGCGATCGTCGAGGACACGCGCTGGACGCGCTGCCACATCAAGTCGATCTCGCTTATGGGCAACGTGCTGCACGCGCTCGAAGCAGCCCACGCGCCCGAGCCGGCCGACGACTCCATTATGGCGCGCGGAGGCGTGGTCTCCGAAGCGTCCTCGACCAACCTCTTCGCGTCCATCGGCGGCCGGATCGTCACGCCGCCGGTCGACCGGGGCTGGAACCTCCGCGGCGTGACGCGCGCGAAAATCCTCCGACGCGTCCCGGGGATCGAGGTCCGCGACATCACGGTCGACCAGCTCCGCGCCGCCGACGAGATCATGCTCGCCGGCACCATCACCATGGTCGCCGGCGTCACCCGCCTCGACGGACGGGCAGTGGGGGACGGGCGCCCCGGCCCGGCCTGCCGCACGCTCTACGACGCCCTTGTCGGGGATATCCGCGACGAAATCGCGTCCGCCCGTGTGTCGGCGCTCGCCTGA